A window of the Cynocephalus volans isolate mCynVol1 chromosome 10, mCynVol1.pri, whole genome shotgun sequence genome harbors these coding sequences:
- the SMTNL2 gene encoding smoothelin-like protein 2 — MEAAPDAEEARTVREALGSYEAALEGAVRALHEDMQGLQRGVERRVAEALRLAGPLARTVAELQRDNQRLQAQLERLTSQVEALGLATGLSPAPDTPGTPSPPPAPGVPDRAPRLGTARFASHATFSLSGRGQSVDHDEASELELRRPSNPGIMENGHQPGAGPGDGPSEVAQTFPAPEPPKPRPVSLNLQLPHQPVTAVTRVSERFSGETSASALSPTSAAMLGGFSSSPSEATTSWTPSPSEKSSSFTRSVSSSGYGAVMAGKCSNSPLLVTPPQSPPSLQPPATTQSRRQGERRRELVRSQTLPRTSEAQARKALFEKWEQDTAGKGKGEARAKLKRSQSFGVASASSIKQILLEWCRSKTLGYQHVDLQNFSSSWSDGMAFCALVHSFFPDAFDYNALSPMQRQKNFELAFTMAENLANCERLIEVEDMMVMGRRPDPMCVFTYVQSLYNHLRRFE, encoded by the exons ATGGAGGCCGCCCCGGACGCCGAGGAGGCGCGCACGGTGCGCGAGGCGCTGGGCAGCTACGAGGCGGCGCTGGAGGGCGCGGTGCGCGCGCTGCACGAGGACATGCAGGGGCTGCAGCGTGGCGTGGAGCGGCGCGTGGCCGAGGCGCTGCGCCTGGCCGGCCCGCTGGCACGCACCGTGGCCGAGCTGCAGCGCGACAACCAGCGGCTGCAGGCGCAGCTCGAGCGCTTGACGAGCCAGGTGGAGGCGCTGGGCTTGGCGACCGGTCTGTCCCCCGCGCCCGACACGCCCGGCACACCCAGTCCCCCGCCCGCACCCGGGGTTCCGGACCGCGCGCCCCGCCTGGGCACCGCACGCTTCGCCAGCCACGCCACCTTCTCGCTGTCCGGCCGCGGCCAG AGTGTGGATCACGACGAAGCCAGCGAGCTGGAGCTGAGAAGGCCCTCAAACCCGGGCATCATGGAGAACGGGCACCAGCCAGGGGCAG GTCCAGGCGATGGACCCTCTGAGGTTGCCCAAACCTTTCCGGCACCGGAGCCCCCCAAGCCTCGCCCCGTGAGCCTCAACTTGCAGCTGCCCCACCAGCCAGTCACGGCCGTCACCCGTGTCTCCGAGAGGTTCTCTGGGGAGACCTCAGCCTCAGCTCTGTCACCCACATCTGCTGCCATGCTGGGGGGCTTCAGTTCGAGTCCCAGCGAAGCCACCACATCCTGGACTCCCAGTCCAAGTG agaagagttcctctttcacACGGTCTGTGTCGAGTTCTGGCTACGGGGCAGTGATGGCAGGCAAGTGCTCCAACAG CCCGCTGCTGGTGACGCCACCTCAGTCACCCCCATCCCTGCAGCCGCCAGCCACGACTCAGTCCCGTCGCCAGGGGGAGCGTCGCAGGGAGCTGGTGAGGTCACAGACGCTGCCCCGCACGTCGGAGGCGCAGGCCCGGAAGGCGCTGTTTGAGAAGTGGGAGCAGGACACGGCGGGCAA GGGAAAGGGCGAGGCTCGGGCCAAGCTGAAGCGGTCGCAGAGCTTTGGCGTGGCCAGTGCCAGCAGCATCAAGCAGATCCTGCTCGAGTGGTGCCGCAGCAAGACTCTGGGCTACCAG CACGTGGACCTGCAGAACTTCTCCTCCAGTTGGAGCGACGGGATGGCCTTCTGTGCCCTGGTGCATTCCTTCTTCCCTGACGCCTTCGACTACAACGCCCTGAGCCCCATGCAGCGGCAGAAGAACTTCGAGTTGGCCTTTACCATGGCCGA